The Desulfonatronum lacustre DSM 10312 region CGTGTCCAGAACGTCGTCGGCCCGCTCGCGTATCCGCCGGGGCAGGAGCAGATGACCCACGAAAAACCCGCTGGATTCGGCCAGATGCGGCGACAAACCGGCTTCCTGGAGCCGACGGCTCCACAGTTCCCGCGGCACGTCGGTCATGATCCCGCATCCGTCGCCCTCGTCGTTGATGTCCCCGGAGCGATGGGCCATCTTTTTCAGGGCCTCAATGGTCCGGACAATATTGGCATGGGTCACGCGGCCGCGCTTGTCCACGAAGGCGATAATCGCGCAGGCGTCGCGCTCTTCGCAAATCGGGCCGTCAAAAACTGAATGAGGGGATGGAATGGGCATCGCCAACGGGTCCTCCGTCTTAAAAACTGGAATGATAGATGGGCAAAGAATCGACATCCGTCAACAGGGTGATGGAAGCGTCCTCGCCATCATTAGCCGACCCGGAGAGAGAAATCAAAATTTTCAAACGCCATATCAGCCGGTTCAACCGTTCTATTCAACCGTTCAGTTAAGCGTTCAGTTAAGGCGTTCAATTCAGACGTTCGAATGAGAAGTTCAATTCGGGCGCTCCACCAGATGCTTCCAATACCGCCGGGGCATGAACCGGCGCTGCAAGGCCGGATTGCGGCGCTCGGGCACGGCCAGGGCCTGGACATACTCTCGCCAGAGTTCCTGGAACGTGGTTTCACGTCGGCTGAGCAGGGCGTCCACGTTTTCGGGGACCCCGACCACCGGATGCAACTCCTGGCCGTCCCAGGCCAGGGCCAGCCCGCGACGCAGGTCGTGGATCACCCAGTTGTCCTGGGGAAAACGGCGCTGAAAATGGGGGGCCACGAGCGGCAACACATTGTGGTCCGGCTCAAAGCGGGCGTACAGGGTTGCGTCCCGCAATTCCATGAAACGCAGCAGGCCGGTACAGCGATGCGCCTCCTTGCCGACCTTGGCCTTCCAGTCCATCACCCGGCGCACCGCGGCGTTGGTCCTCATCCCCAGGACGCTTGTCCCTGCTTGCAGCGTGAGGCGCGCGAATTCGTACAGCTCCGGCTCAGCCCCCTGAACTTCGGCCAAAAACACATAAACCAAATGCTGAACAGCCCCTTCCCCGCCTGACCGGCGCAAACGCTCTAAAAACCGAGCCGCCGTCTCGGCATGGACCGCTACCCGTGTCGGCGGCCACAACCCGGGCCGCCCCCCACCCTCGACCACAAACCCGCACCGCTCCAGCCCTTCTCCATCCGCCGCGGCAAAGGCACACAGCAGTCCGTCGAAGCTTCCGTCGTAGGAAAAAATACGCGGTATCTGATCCATTGCGAGTACCTCTTGTCAGAGGGTTTAACGTTCCCTACATTCCTGGCATGAAAACGCTTGCATACGGAAGCTATAGGGCGCGAGTCGATTTCGACGCTCGCGACAACATTCTGGTTGGCCACATCATCGATATCAACGACATGGTGAGTTTCCATGCGCCCACCATTGAAGAGCTGTTCGTGGCCTTTGCAGAAGCGGTCGAAGACTATCTTGCGACTTGCACGGTCATAGACAAGCCTCCTGAGAAAAGCATGTCCTAATTGCTCCCCCCGACGCTTCGTTTCACCAAAGCGACAACTGCTTCATCCTTGGCGCTCTGGTCTTTTCCAGGCCGCGGAGCACGGTTTCGGCCTGGGCCGGGTTCCAGGCTTCGTTGTTCCAGAACTTGCCGCTGGCCGTGACGAAGAAGCGGGCGCGTTTCATGACCACGCCGAGTTTCTTCAGGTCTTCGGGGTGCAGGGGCCCGAAGCGGCGGGCCGCGATGATCCGTCGGGACGAGCGGATCCCGATGCCGGGGATGCGCAGGAGTTGGTCCAGGGGGGCCCGGTTGACCTCCACGGGAAACAGGTCCGGATGACGCAGTGCCCAGGCGGCCTTGGGGTCGAGCTGCTCGTCCAGCCACTCGTGTTGGTCATCGAACAGTTCCGCGCTCTGGAAGCCGTAATACCGCAGCAGCCAGTCCGCCTGGTACAGACGATGCTCCCGCAGCAACGGTGGCGCATTCAGAACCGGCAGGCGGTTGTCCCGGCTGACCGGCACGTAGCCGCTGTAGTAGACCCGCTTCAGCCCGAACCGCCCGTACAGCGCCTCGGCAAGCCGCAGAATCTGCCGATCCGGCTCCGGACTGGCCCCCACGATCAACTGCGTGCTCTGTCCCGCCGGGGCGAACACCGGGGCTTTCGCGGTTCGTGCCGGCAGCCCGCGCCGCCCGTGGGCCGCCTCGCCGATCAGCTCGCTGATCCGGAGCATGGGCAGCAGCACCCCCTCCCGGGTCTTTTGGGGCGCAAGGCTGCGCAGGGAGGCCTCGGAGGGCAGTTCAATGTTCACGCTCAGCCGGTCCGCGGCCAGACCGGCCCGCTGGATCAGTTCCGGAGCCGAGCCGGGGATGACCTTCAAATGGATGTAGCCGCCGAAGCCATGGACGCGACGCAGCTCTTCGGCCACCCGGACCATCCGCTCCATGGTCCAATCCGGATTGCGGCAGACCGCGGAACTCAGAAACAGTCCTTCGATGTAATTGCGCCGATAGAAGTTCAAGGTCAGGTCCACGAGCTGGCCGACCGTGAAGGTGGTCCGGGGCAGGTCGTTGTCGCCGCGATTGACGCAGTACGCGCAATTATACTCGCAGACGTTGGTATACAAAATCTTAAGCAGGGAAATGCACCGCCCGTCCGCGGCCCAACTGTGACAGATTCCGGAATGAGCCGGAGCGCCCAACACGGCTCCGGGACGAGCCGCCGTGGAACCGCTGGAGGAGCAGGACACGTCGTAGCGGGCCGACTCGGCCAGAATGGCCACCTTGCGGACCAGATCCGGCCGACGGATCAGCGCGGGGGTGCCGAGGCGGGGCTCGGTGCCGAAATCAAGGCCCGGGCTTAAAGAGAGAGGCACTTTTGCCACTGAGTTTAAAACCATATCCATTCCTCTTGCCCGGATACTCTTATCGCGGCCGTCCATGCGGGACGTTCCCGCCTACCGACAATCGCATTCTGACCAATCTTGCCTCGTGAAACAAGATTGATTATATACAACTGTTAAGGCATACGGCAGCTTTGCTTGTTGACACATATCTTCTCATTCAGGAGGTCTATCGGAAAATGAAACGGATTGGATTGTTTTTACTAACAAACATCGCCATCCTCGTGGTTTTGAGCATCGTCCTTTCCCTGTTGGGCTTCACGGGCATTCTCGATGAAACGGGCAGGGGTCTGGACTATGGCAGCTTGCTGGTCTTCGCCGCTGTTTTCGGCTTTGGCGGTTCGTTCATCTCCCTGGCCATATCCAAATGGATGGCCAAGCGCCTGACCGGGGCCAAAGTCATCACCTCGCCGCGCAACCAGGCCGAGGCTTGGCTCGTGGAAACCGTGAAAAATCAGGCGGCCCGCGCCGGCATCGGCATGCCCGAGGTGGCCGTCTACGACTCCGACGCCCCCAATGCATTTGCCACGGGAATGAGCAAAAACAACGCCCTGGTGGCGGTGAGCACAGGACTCATGCGCTCCATGACCCAGGACGAGGTGGAGGCGGTTCTGGCCCACGAGGTCAGCCACGTGGCCAACGGGGACATGGTCACCCTGACCCTGATCCAGGGCGTGGTGAACACCTTCGTGATCTTCATCTCCCGGGTGGTGGGCTATTTTGTGGACCGGGTGATCCTCAAGAACGAGGAAGGCCTGGGGCTGGGCTTTTTCATCACCAGCATCGTGGCCCAGATCGTTTTCGGCATCCTGGCCAGCGTCGTGGTCCTCTACTTCAGCCGTGAACGGGAATACCGGGCCGACGCAGGTGGAGCCAAGCTGGCCGGACGGGAAAAGATGGTCGCGGCCCTGGAAAAACTGAAACGAGGCGTTCAGGAGCCCCTTCCGGAGCAGATGTCCGCCTTTGGCATCAACGGCAAGCCCGAAGGCCACGGCCTGAAGCTGCTGTTCATGACCCACCCGCCGCTGGATGATCGCATCGCCGCCCTGAAACGGCAGAACATCCAGTAGATCCGGCCACGAGAGCCGAGTCGGAACGTACCAGCAAGGCCGTCATTCGCGTAGGAATGACGGCCTTGTTTTGTTCACCCTTGCCCTCCTGTCGCGACACCGCAAAGGCCCACATGCTCACCCATTCCTTCTGCCATCTGCCCCGCATCGGCAACGTCACGGAACGAAAAATCTGGGAGGCCGGCATCCCGTCCTGGAAAGAAGCCCGGAACAACGGAGGACGGTACCCGAAGCTCTTCTCCAAGGCCGCGCTGGAAACCCTGGAAGAATCGGAGGACCGCCTGGACAACGGGGAAGCAGCCTGGTTCGCCGAACATCTGCCCCGAAACGAAACCTGGCGGCTCTGCTCTCATTTCGCGGACCGCGCGGCCTTCGTGGACATCGAGACCACCAGCGGACCGGGCCCGGTGCACATCACCACCATCGCCCTGTACGACGGCGAACGCCTGCGCACCTACGTCCACGGCCGGAATCTGGAAGCCTTTGGCGACGACATCCGGGAATACTCCCTGCTGGTGACCTTCAACGGCCGGTGCTTCGACGCCCCGATCATCCAGCGCGAACTCCGGGCCCCGCTCCCCGAGGCCCATGTGGACCTGCGCTTCGTGCTGCGTTCCCTGGGGATGAAAGGCGGATTGAAGTCGTGTGAAAAGCAGATGGGATTGGGACGGAACGATCTGGAGGGACTGGACGGATACTTTGCCGTGCTGCTCTGGCACGAATACCAGGCCACCGGTGATGAACGGGCCCTGGAAACCCTGCTGGCCTACAACGCGGCGGACGTGCTCTCCATGCCGGTCCTGCTGGCCCATGCCTACGAGGCCAAGCTCCGGGAAACCCCGTTCTTCACCGCCCAGCCTCCTCGCCCGGAAATCCCCGAAAACCCGCACCAAGCCTGCCCGGAAATCATCCACCGCATCCGCAAACGCTTCGGCCTGCGGTTTCTGCCGAAAATGCGCTAGCAGGGCTTCCGATTCCGGAGGCCCTTCAGGGGTTGGCGGGTTATCTGCTCAAGGCACAAGGGTCGCAAAGGAAAAATTTTTGGTGTCTACTCAGCACATTTTGTATCCGCCCTTGCTCCGACAATCGGAGTCGGGGTCGCTATCGGAATCGGAATCGGAACAGGAAAAATTTGAACGCTTCCCAGCGTTTTCGATCCCGATAGCGAAGCGCCGATCCCGACTCCGACCCCGACAACGGCATTACTCTATGCTGAATCGTTACGAACTTTTTGCAGTGACGCAGCAATTGGGAGTTTTTCAACGGACTGCTACGAAACCTTGCTGCCCGGCGGCACGGTGTCCGACGGCGCCAGCAGGCGCAGCCCCTCGGGGGCATGGACGGCCAGGACCATGCCCTGAGACAAGGCGCCGCGCAGTTTGCGGGGTTTGAGGTTGGCCACCACCACGACTTGGCGACCGACAAGGTTGTCCGGGGACCAGTGCTGGGCGATACCGGCCACGATGCTCCGCGGCTCGTCTTCCCCGATATCCACGTGCAAGTGGAGCAGCTTGTCCGCCCCCTGCACCGGTTCTGCCGAGACAACCGAGCCCACGCGCAGATCCAGGCGCTGAAAATCGGCGAACTCCAACAACTCCGCGGCGTCGCCTTGTTGAGCTGTTTTCGCGTCTTTTTTTCCGCCGTCGCCCTTTTCAGTTTGCCCTCGTGGAGCAGGCTTGGTCTGCTTGTCTTCATGCTTCTCGGGCTTCGTCATTTCCAGGCGGGGGAAAAGGCTGGAAGACGCGGCCACCTCGGTTCCAGGCTCCAAACCGCCCCACCGCAAGACCTCGTCGGCCAGATGCGGCCAGCGTTCCGGGTCGCCATGTTGGCCAAGTTGGCCCAGCATGGTCTCGCTTTGCTCGGGCATCACCGGCCACAGATGCACGGCCACCTTGCGCATGCCTTCCAGCAGGGTGTACATCACCGTGCCCAACAGATCGGTCTGCTCCTGCTTGAACAGGGCCCAGGGCTGGGACGCGTCCACATACTTGTTCAGCGCCCGGACCAGCACCCACAAGGATTCCAGACCCATGGAAAACTGGAAGCGGTGAAACTGGGCCTGGAAGTTCTCCAGGCATTCGGAGGCCAGAACGTGCAGATCCTCCTCTTCCGGACGGATCTTTCCGGGCGCGGGTACCCGGCCCTGGAAATACTTGTGGGTCATGCTCAGGACCCGGCTGAACAGGTTGCCCAGATCGTTGGCCAAGTCCGCGTTGAAGCGCGTGCGCAACGCATCTTCCGAAACATTGGCGTCCTGGCCGAACTGCATCTCCCGGAGCAGGAAATAGCGAAACGGACCGCGTCCGTACTTTTCCGCGAAATCCAACGGTTCCACCACGTTGCCCAGGCTCTTGCTCATCTTGGTGTCCTGGACCAGCCAGTAGCCGTGAACGTTCAAATGACGATACAGCGGCAGGCCAGCGGACAACAGCATGCAGGGCCAGAACACGGCGTGGGGCTTGAGGATGTCCTTGGCCACCAGATGTTGGGCCTGGGGCCAGAAAGTGGCAAACCGCTCCCCGTCCGGCCATTCCAGGGCCGTAATGTAGTTCAGCAGGGCGTCGAACCAGACGTAGGTCACGTATTCCGGGTCAAAGGGCAGCTCGATGCCCCAGGACAGTCGGCTCTTGGGCCGGGAGATGCACAGATCCCCCAGGTCCTCCCGAAGCAGCCCCAAGACTTCGTTGCGGTAGCGTTCCGGCCGGATGAAGTCCGGATTGGCTTCGATATGTTCGCGCAGCGGTCCGAGATACTTGGACATCCGAAAAAAATAGTTCTTTTCCTGAATATACTCCGGCGCGGTGAGGTGATCCGGACAAAGTCCGTCACGCAGTTCCTTCTCCGTATAGAACCGCTCACAGCCAAAGCAGTAATGCCCGCCGTATTCGCCGTGATAGATGTCTCCCCGGTCGTAAATACGCTGCAAAAACCGCTGTACCCGTTCAACATGCCGGGGCTGGGTGGTCCGGATGAAGTCGTCGTAGCCGTAGCCCAGTGCGTCCCACAGTCCCTGAAACTGGGCGCTGACCGTGTCCACGTACTCCCGCGGGGACACACCCCGTGCCTCCGCGGCCCGGACGATTTTGTCGCCGTGCTCGTCCGTGCCGGTCAAAAAAAACGTCCTGCGCCCCATCAATTTCTGGAAACGGATCATGGAGTCGGCCACGGCCGTGGTATAGGCGTGTCCCAGATGCGGCTTGGCGTTGACGTAGTAAATGGGCGTGGACAGGAAGAACGATTGCAAGGGGGTACCTCCGAGGGCGGATGTCAGGAGTCAGGAGTCAGAATTCAGTATTCAGGAGTCAGAAGCGTCTTTGAAGGGCGCGAGGATTTCTTGCGGTTGACCCGGCGGCCTCAGCTTTGTTCCTTGGGAGGGCCGGACTGTTTCTTGGGCTTGCGACGCGACGACCGCGAACGACGTTTGGACTTGCCCGGCGTGGCGGGGTCGGGCTTGCCGGATGGAGAACCACTCGAAGAATCACGAGCCGCGCCGGAACCGGTAGCCGGAGGGTTGCCCTGTTCGGCCTTCGAATCAGCGGAAGGCGCCTTCTCGGGGCGAGGCTTTCCTTTGCGCCCGGAGCGTTTGTTCTTTTTTCGAGACGGGGCCGGGGACGGACGATCCGCTTCCGAACTCGCCCGGGGAGCTTCGACTTGGCGACCGGGGGTGTCCGCCGTTACGGACTCAGGAGCCGGTACGGGCCGGGAAACCACTCGCGGCGGCTCAACGTCGGCCCCCTCCGGCCTTCCGGACCGAGGTCCGGGCTCGCGGCGCTCCGGTTCCCCTCTCTCCCTGGGCGGGGAAACCAGACGTTTCCATTCTTCCAGATCCACTTCCTTTTCTCCACCGGGCTCCATGAAAACGGACACGGTGCGGCGGAAATAATTGGCCCGGATCACCTTGGCCGTTCCAAGAGAAGTGGGGAAACGCTTGCCCACTTTCGGACATTGATTCAAAAATTCATCGTAATTGGGCTGTTCATAGCTCAGGCAGCACAACAGGCGGTTGCAGACCCCGGAAATCTTGGCCGGGTTCAGAAACAAATTCTGCTCCTTGGCCATTTTGATGGTCGAGGGGGCGAACTGACGCAAGAAGCGTTGGCAACAGACCAACTGCCCGCAATTGCCCAGGCCGCCGAGCATCTGGGTTTCATGGCGGGCCCCGATCTGGCGCAGCTCAATCCGGGTACGGTAGGAGCGGACCAGATCCTTGACCAGCTCCCGAAAGTCGATCCGGTTGGGCGCGGTGAAGTAGAAGACCATCTTGCTGCCGTCGAACAGCACTTCCACGTCCACCAACTTCATATCCAGAGCGCGCTCCGTGATGCACTCCCGGCAGTAGGCAAAGGCGTTCCGAGCCAATTCCCGGTTTTCCCGATCCCGGATCAAATCCTCTTCCGTGGCCGGACGAAAAATGGACGGCATGCCGTTGTTCTCGGCGGAACCCGCACCCCGATCGCACTCGGCGTCCTTATCTGAAGCACCGCCCAAAACACTGTCGGCGGCACTGTCAGAAACCCTTTCCGAGGCACTTTCCACGTCAGCTTCAGACTCGCCGCCCACTTCATCATTTTGGTCGCTCAAATCCTCGCGGGCCTCGACATCCTCCGGTTCGGCCCATCGCGTTCCGCCTTCGCACCCGGCCAGAGGCGTGATCCGTTCAACCTTGCCCATATGCAGCTCGCCCTGCACCTGGACCAGGACATGGTCGCCCTGGGAGACCACGTAGGGC contains the following coding sequences:
- the metG gene encoding methionine--tRNA ligase; amino-acid sequence: MQSFFLSTPIYYVNAKPHLGHAYTTAVADSMIRFQKLMGRRTFFLTGTDEHGDKIVRAAEARGVSPREYVDTVSAQFQGLWDALGYGYDDFIRTTQPRHVERVQRFLQRIYDRGDIYHGEYGGHYCFGCERFYTEKELRDGLCPDHLTAPEYIQEKNYFFRMSKYLGPLREHIEANPDFIRPERYRNEVLGLLREDLGDLCISRPKSRLSWGIELPFDPEYVTYVWFDALLNYITALEWPDGERFATFWPQAQHLVAKDILKPHAVFWPCMLLSAGLPLYRHLNVHGYWLVQDTKMSKSLGNVVEPLDFAEKYGRGPFRYFLLREMQFGQDANVSEDALRTRFNADLANDLGNLFSRVLSMTHKYFQGRVPAPGKIRPEEEDLHVLASECLENFQAQFHRFQFSMGLESLWVLVRALNKYVDASQPWALFKQEQTDLLGTVMYTLLEGMRKVAVHLWPVMPEQSETMLGQLGQHGDPERWPHLADEVLRWGGLEPGTEVAASSSLFPRLEMTKPEKHEDKQTKPAPRGQTEKGDGGKKDAKTAQQGDAAELLEFADFQRLDLRVGSVVSAEPVQGADKLLHLHVDIGEDEPRSIVAGIAQHWSPDNLVGRQVVVVANLKPRKLRGALSQGMVLAVHAPEGLRLLAPSDTVPPGSKVS
- a CDS encoding putative DNA modification/repair radical SAM protein yields the protein MVLNSVAKVPLSLSPGLDFGTEPRLGTPALIRRPDLVRKVAILAESARYDVSCSSSGSTAARPGAVLGAPAHSGICHSWAADGRCISLLKILYTNVCEYNCAYCVNRGDNDLPRTTFTVGQLVDLTLNFYRRNYIEGLFLSSAVCRNPDWTMERMVRVAEELRRVHGFGGYIHLKVIPGSAPELIQRAGLAADRLSVNIELPSEASLRSLAPQKTREGVLLPMLRISELIGEAAHGRRGLPARTAKAPVFAPAGQSTQLIVGASPEPDRQILRLAEALYGRFGLKRVYYSGYVPVSRDNRLPVLNAPPLLREHRLYQADWLLRYYGFQSAELFDDQHEWLDEQLDPKAAWALRHPDLFPVEVNRAPLDQLLRIPGIGIRSSRRIIAARRFGPLHPEDLKKLGVVMKRARFFVTASGKFWNNEAWNPAQAETVLRGLEKTRAPRMKQLSLW
- the ricT gene encoding PSP1 domain-containing protein, coding for MSNILSVRVTSGNRLLQFRSEPYVVSQGDHVLVQVQGELHMGKVERITPLAGCEGGTRWAEPEDVEAREDLSDQNDEVGGESEADVESASERVSDSAADSVLGGASDKDAECDRGAGSAENNGMPSIFRPATEEDLIRDRENRELARNAFAYCRECITERALDMKLVDVEVLFDGSKMVFYFTAPNRIDFRELVKDLVRSYRTRIELRQIGARHETQMLGGLGNCGQLVCCQRFLRQFAPSTIKMAKEQNLFLNPAKISGVCNRLLCCLSYEQPNYDEFLNQCPKVGKRFPTSLGTAKVIRANYFRRTVSVFMEPGGEKEVDLEEWKRLVSPPRERGEPERREPGPRSGRPEGADVEPPRVVSRPVPAPESVTADTPGRQVEAPRASSEADRPSPAPSRKKNKRSGRKGKPRPEKAPSADSKAEQGNPPATGSGAARDSSSGSPSGKPDPATPGKSKRRSRSSRRKPKKQSGPPKEQS
- the htpX gene encoding protease HtpX encodes the protein MKRIGLFLLTNIAILVVLSIVLSLLGFTGILDETGRGLDYGSLLVFAAVFGFGGSFISLAISKWMAKRLTGAKVITSPRNQAEAWLVETVKNQAARAGIGMPEVAVYDSDAPNAFATGMSKNNALVAVSTGLMRSMTQDEVEAVLAHEVSHVANGDMVTLTLIQGVVNTFVIFISRVVGYFVDRVILKNEEGLGLGFFITSIVAQIVFGILASVVVLYFSREREYRADAGGAKLAGREKMVAALEKLKRGVQEPLPEQMSAFGINGKPEGHGLKLLFMTHPPLDDRIAALKRQNIQ
- a CDS encoding ribonuclease H-like domain-containing protein; the protein is MLTHSFCHLPRIGNVTERKIWEAGIPSWKEARNNGGRYPKLFSKAALETLEESEDRLDNGEAAWFAEHLPRNETWRLCSHFADRAAFVDIETTSGPGPVHITTIALYDGERLRTYVHGRNLEAFGDDIREYSLLVTFNGRCFDAPIIQRELRAPLPEAHVDLRFVLRSLGMKGGLKSCEKQMGLGRNDLEGLDGYFAVLLWHEYQATGDERALETLLAYNAADVLSMPVLLAHAYEAKLRETPFFTAQPPRPEIPENPHQACPEIIHRIRKRFGLRFLPKMR
- a CDS encoding TIGR03915 family putative DNA repair protein, which gives rise to MDQIPRIFSYDGSFDGLLCAFAAADGEGLERCGFVVEGGGRPGLWPPTRVAVHAETAARFLERLRRSGGEGAVQHLVYVFLAEVQGAEPELYEFARLTLQAGTSVLGMRTNAAVRRVMDWKAKVGKEAHRCTGLLRFMELRDATLYARFEPDHNVLPLVAPHFQRRFPQDNWVIHDLRRGLALAWDGQELHPVVGVPENVDALLSRRETTFQELWREYVQALAVPERRNPALQRRFMPRRYWKHLVERPN